One Amycolatopsis sp. NBC_00355 genomic window carries:
- a CDS encoding EamA family transporter — translation MYAGAAIAVDLFGHATPAGVAWLRCLGAAVVLLAWRRPPRVAWRGRRLLLACAFGIVTAGMNVLFYEAIARLPLGTVVALEFAGPVVVAAAGSRTRRDVAALLLVAAGVVAIADVQLSGSALGVLFALGAAAAWAGYILLGKRVASDGDGIDSLAIGFAVATVVLSPLAFGTGEVWSSPRMLLLGIGVGVLSTVVPYALDQVVLRRLGQARFAVLLALLPVTAGVMGFLLLRQVPSLPEALGTLAVVAGVALRRREAPSRPSPEPPG, via the coding sequence ATGTACGCCGGAGCGGCCATCGCGGTCGATCTTTTCGGCCACGCGACGCCGGCCGGGGTGGCCTGGCTGCGGTGCCTGGGCGCGGCGGTGGTGCTGCTGGCCTGGCGACGGCCGCCGCGCGTGGCCTGGCGCGGGCGCCGGCTGCTGCTGGCGTGCGCCTTCGGGATCGTGACGGCGGGCATGAACGTGCTCTTCTACGAGGCGATCGCCCGCCTGCCGCTGGGCACGGTCGTGGCGCTGGAGTTCGCCGGGCCCGTCGTGGTGGCGGCCGCCGGCTCCCGCACCCGGCGGGACGTCGCGGCCCTGCTGCTGGTGGCCGCCGGGGTGGTGGCGATCGCCGACGTCCAGCTGTCCGGGAGCGCCCTGGGCGTGCTGTTCGCCCTGGGCGCGGCGGCCGCGTGGGCGGGCTACATCCTGCTCGGCAAGCGCGTCGCGAGCGACGGCGACGGCATCGACAGCCTGGCGATCGGCTTCGCCGTGGCGACGGTCGTGCTCTCGCCCCTGGCGTTCGGCACGGGAGAAGTGTGGTCTTCGCCACGCATGCTCCTGCTCGGCATCGGGGTGGGCGTGCTGTCGACGGTGGTGCCGTACGCGCTCGACCAGGTCGTGTTGCGCAGGCTGGGCCAGGCCCGGTTCGCGGTCCTCCTGGCCCTGCTCCCGGTGACGGCGGGCGTGATGGGCTTCCTGCTGCTGCGCCAGGTGCCGAGCCTGCCGGAGGCGCTGGGGACGCTGGCGGTGGTCGCCGGCGTGGCGCTACGGCGACGTGAGGCGCCTTCGCGGCCGTCCCCCGAGCCGCCGGGCTAG
- a CDS encoding DUF7455 domain-containing protein, producing MTTPTLTRPELTALDRCDRCGAAAQVRAVLKGGELLFCGHHAREHEAKLKELSADIQR from the coding sequence ATGACAACGCCGACGCTCACCCGCCCCGAACTGACCGCCCTCGACCGCTGTGACCGGTGCGGGGCCGCAGCTCAGGTACGCGCTGTCCTCAAGGGCGGCGAGCTTCTCTTCTGCGGGCACCACGCCCGCGAGCACGAGGCCAAGCTCAAGGAACTGTCCGCCGACATCCAGCGGTAA
- a CDS encoding DUF6885 family protein: MSSGIDGGQLDLSGVRWLPGGARLAAVAQAELPQKDGLAAAFCGLAALRAAGVDVPDQDAVAAAAGTVRGPAVRPPGEPGRADFRLPPRVVRDPVTAGTRASALATAVGALSGGALTAVPATGEWTTGSLFDLLAGLWDLPRVAVIARIDGAELGADDTPERALLDYLDTGVPPLWTSRWRPPGGHFVLLAGIRIGAEGTLVSVVDTYPSLGDNGIHDQPVEWLTAALAGLGVLLVVDADRAAVAREAVRVANLTPSFWD, encoded by the coding sequence ATGTCTTCGGGGATCGACGGCGGGCAGCTCGACCTGTCCGGGGTGCGGTGGCTGCCGGGCGGGGCCCGGCTGGCCGCGGTGGCCCAGGCGGAGCTGCCGCAGAAGGACGGGCTGGCCGCGGCGTTCTGCGGCCTCGCGGCGCTGCGCGCGGCCGGGGTCGACGTGCCCGACCAGGACGCCGTCGCGGCGGCCGCGGGCACCGTGCGCGGGCCGGCGGTACGCCCGCCGGGCGAGCCGGGGCGGGCCGATTTCCGGTTGCCGCCGAGAGTCGTGCGTGATCCGGTCACGGCGGGCACCCGGGCTTCGGCGCTGGCGACGGCCGTGGGGGCGTTGTCCGGCGGCGCCCTGACGGCGGTACCGGCGACGGGGGAGTGGACCACCGGCTCGCTGTTCGACCTGCTGGCCGGGTTGTGGGACCTGCCGCGCGTCGCGGTGATCGCCCGGATCGACGGCGCGGAACTCGGAGCCGACGACACCCCGGAACGAGCGCTGCTCGACTACCTCGACACCGGCGTCCCGCCACTGTGGACGTCGCGCTGGCGCCCGCCCGGTGGCCACTTCGTGCTCCTGGCGGGCATCCGGATCGGCGCCGAGGGGACGCTGGTGTCCGTTGTGGACACTTACCCGTCCTTGGGGGACAACGGGATCCACGACCAGCCGGTGGAATGGCTCACCGCGGCGCTGGCCGGGCTGGGGGTCCTGCTGGTCGTCGACGCGGACCGCGCCGCGGTGGCCCGAGAGGCGGTCCGCGTGGCGAACCTCACTCCGTCGTTCTGGGACTGA
- the malQ gene encoding 4-alpha-glucanotransferase → MPDEARSPLHELADAHGVATRYENSDQVWVAVDDDVVVAVLRQFGVDATSDDAIGAALTAVREARPAGALPPTVVVQEGTTRALGADAEVVLEDGTRRHVRGELPADLPLGWHRVVTAEQDVVLAVVPAKLPAVHPAWGWMLQLYSLHSAGSWGIGDYADLATFAARSAAELDAGVLLVNPVQAFSPAHPVERSPYSPASRRFANPIYLRVTATETFTAADAATQEAVRSLAPDRDGELIDYDAVWTAKRAALELLWPHRVEELPADDDLRGFAVFCALAERHGADWRDWPEPLHDPAGPEVAEAREELKDRVGFYVWLQHLCREQLAEARRAAREAGMTVGIVHDLPVGVHPGGADTWAVRDVFAADVRVGAPPDAFNQQGQDWNLPPWRPDKLAEAGYAPFRDVIRGVLRYADGIRVDHIAGLWRLWWIPPGEPAHRGTYVHYDAEAMVGVLALEAHRAGAVVVGEDLGTVEDVVTETMHERGMLSSAVLWFERDWDTPGHPFTDPADWDPDAMASISTHDLPTVAGWLAAEHVRVRAELGLLDRGAEAESRAAADEREALFELVAREGIPDGDPVVALHTLLAKAASRLVLTSPADVAGQVRQPNLPGTVDQYPNWRIPLPVSVDGFFTARGVRAAVAPLAAARPLPG, encoded by the coding sequence CTGCCCGACGAAGCCCGCAGTCCCCTGCACGAGCTCGCCGACGCCCACGGCGTCGCCACCCGGTACGAGAACTCGGACCAGGTGTGGGTGGCGGTGGACGACGACGTCGTCGTCGCCGTCCTGCGGCAGTTCGGCGTGGACGCGACCAGCGACGACGCGATCGGCGCGGCCCTGACCGCGGTGCGCGAAGCCCGGCCGGCGGGCGCGCTGCCGCCGACCGTCGTCGTCCAGGAGGGCACTACCAGGGCGCTCGGCGCGGACGCCGAGGTCGTGCTCGAGGACGGCACCCGCCGGCACGTCCGGGGCGAGCTGCCGGCGGACCTGCCGCTGGGCTGGCACCGGGTGGTCACCGCCGAGCAGGACGTCGTGCTGGCCGTGGTCCCGGCGAAGCTGCCCGCCGTCCACCCCGCCTGGGGCTGGATGCTGCAGCTCTACTCGCTGCACTCGGCGGGCTCCTGGGGCATCGGCGACTACGCCGACCTGGCGACGTTCGCGGCCCGCTCCGCCGCCGAACTCGACGCCGGTGTGCTGCTGGTCAACCCGGTCCAGGCCTTCAGCCCCGCGCACCCCGTCGAGCGCTCGCCCTACTCGCCGGCGAGCCGTCGCTTCGCCAACCCGATCTACCTGCGCGTCACCGCCACCGAGACCTTCACCGCGGCCGACGCGGCGACGCAGGAGGCCGTCCGCTCGCTGGCCCCGGACCGCGACGGCGAACTGATCGACTACGACGCCGTCTGGACGGCCAAGCGCGCCGCGCTCGAGCTGCTCTGGCCGCACCGCGTCGAAGAGCTGCCTGCGGACGACGACCTGCGGGGCTTCGCCGTCTTCTGCGCCCTCGCCGAGCGGCACGGCGCCGACTGGCGGGACTGGCCCGAGCCGCTGCACGACCCGGCCGGCCCCGAAGTCGCCGAAGCGCGCGAAGAGCTGAAGGACCGCGTCGGCTTCTACGTCTGGCTCCAGCACCTCTGCCGGGAGCAGCTGGCCGAGGCCCGCCGCGCCGCGCGCGAAGCCGGGATGACCGTCGGGATCGTGCACGACCTGCCGGTCGGCGTGCACCCCGGCGGGGCCGACACCTGGGCGGTGCGCGACGTCTTCGCCGCCGACGTCCGGGTCGGCGCGCCGCCGGACGCGTTCAACCAGCAGGGCCAGGACTGGAACCTTCCGCCGTGGCGGCCGGACAAGCTGGCCGAAGCCGGTTACGCGCCGTTTCGGGACGTCATCCGGGGCGTGCTGCGCTACGCCGACGGCATCCGCGTCGACCACATCGCCGGACTCTGGCGGCTGTGGTGGATCCCGCCGGGCGAGCCCGCGCACCGCGGCACGTACGTCCACTACGACGCCGAGGCGATGGTCGGCGTGCTGGCGCTCGAAGCGCACCGCGCCGGCGCGGTGGTCGTGGGGGAGGACCTCGGGACCGTCGAGGACGTCGTCACCGAGACCATGCACGAGCGCGGCATGCTGAGCTCGGCCGTCCTGTGGTTCGAACGCGACTGGGACACCCCCGGCCACCCGTTCACCGACCCGGCCGACTGGGACCCGGACGCGATGGCCAGCATCTCCACGCACGACCTGCCCACGGTCGCCGGCTGGCTGGCCGCCGAGCACGTCCGGGTCCGCGCCGAGCTGGGGCTGCTGGACCGCGGTGCCGAGGCCGAAAGCCGGGCCGCGGCGGACGAACGTGAAGCTTTGTTCGAACTCGTTGCACGCGAAGGGATCCCGGACGGCGACCCGGTCGTGGCGTTGCACACCCTGCTCGCGAAAGCCGCGTCACGGCTGGTGCTGACCTCGCCGGCCGACGTCGCGGGCCAGGTGCGGCAGCCGAATCTGCCGGGAACCGTCGACCAGTACCCTAACTGGCGGATTCCCCTTCCCGTCAGCGTCGACGGCTTCTTCACCGCGAGGGGAGTGCGCGCCGCGGTGGCGCCGCTGGCCGCGGCGCGTCCGTTGCCCGGGTAA
- a CDS encoding VOC family protein, whose product MRIKHQVVTFDAADLAAESRFWAGVLGGEVEEDGDWHMVLVDGAPRIGVQLAPDHTPPQWPDGPAKQQVHLDLWVEDFPEAHEQVMALGATVLKEAAGSTTGDDFQVYADPAGHPFCLCWPATAQPGLAELS is encoded by the coding sequence ATGCGCATCAAGCACCAGGTCGTCACGTTCGACGCGGCGGACCTCGCGGCCGAGAGCCGGTTCTGGGCGGGCGTCCTCGGCGGCGAGGTCGAGGAGGACGGCGACTGGCACATGGTGCTGGTGGACGGCGCCCCGCGGATCGGCGTCCAGCTGGCCCCGGACCACACGCCGCCGCAGTGGCCGGACGGCCCGGCGAAGCAGCAGGTGCACCTCGACCTGTGGGTCGAGGACTTCCCGGAGGCGCACGAGCAGGTCATGGCCCTGGGCGCCACGGTGCTGAAAGAGGCGGCGGGCAGCACGACCGGCGACGACTTCCAGGTGTACGCCGACCCGGCGGGCCACCCGTTCTGCCTCTGCTGGCCGGCGACCGCGCAGCCCGGCTTGGCCGAGTTGAGCTGA
- a CDS encoding amino acid permease, translated as MDEVLKRQDSGELKRRLRGRDLIGFGIGIIIGTGIFTLAGVEAKTHAGPAVTLSFVLGAVVAGLAALCYAELASSVPTAGSAYTYAFATLGEIFAWIIGWDLLLEFALGAAVVARGWSGYLANLLGLSPEWFGEDAKVNVGAVLIIAVLTVVAVMGIKESAWLTNLLVCVKVAVCVLVLGVGLFFVKGSNLTPFIPAAKPPEGGSSVLEQPIVQAALGLEQSVYGIAGMITAAAVVFFAYTGFEALANLGEETLNPKKDLRVGILGALVVCAVLYIGVSIVLTGMIPFTDIDTGAPLADAFDKVGQHWVGALISLGAVTGLTSVMMVELVTIGRIGFAMGRDGLLPKKLGTAHPKWGTPHRMTIGGAVLIAVLAAFIPIAELADMVSIGALSAMIIVAVAVPVLRRRRPDLDRPFTVPFSPVIPIVAALACFYLMLNLNVLTWIRFAVWLALGLVIYFTYGRRHSRFAPENAGRDPEVSPRTTE; from the coding sequence GTGGACGAGGTCCTGAAACGCCAGGACTCGGGTGAGCTCAAGCGGCGGTTGCGCGGGCGCGACCTGATCGGGTTCGGCATCGGGATCATCATCGGGACCGGCATCTTCACGCTCGCGGGCGTCGAGGCGAAGACGCACGCCGGGCCGGCGGTGACGCTGTCGTTCGTGCTCGGCGCCGTCGTCGCCGGGCTCGCGGCGCTCTGTTACGCCGAGCTCGCGTCGAGCGTCCCGACGGCGGGCAGCGCCTACACCTACGCCTTCGCCACCCTCGGCGAGATCTTCGCCTGGATCATCGGCTGGGACCTGCTGCTCGAGTTCGCGCTCGGCGCCGCCGTGGTCGCCCGCGGCTGGTCCGGCTACCTGGCGAACCTGCTCGGCCTGTCGCCGGAGTGGTTCGGCGAGGACGCGAAGGTCAACGTCGGCGCCGTCCTCATCATCGCGGTGCTCACCGTGGTCGCCGTGATGGGGATCAAGGAGTCGGCCTGGCTGACGAACCTGCTGGTGTGCGTGAAGGTCGCGGTCTGCGTCCTGGTCCTCGGCGTGGGCCTGTTCTTCGTCAAGGGCTCGAACCTGACGCCGTTCATCCCGGCGGCCAAGCCGCCCGAGGGCGGGTCGAGCGTGCTGGAGCAGCCGATCGTGCAGGCGGCGCTCGGGCTGGAGCAGTCCGTGTACGGCATCGCCGGCATGATCACCGCCGCCGCCGTGGTCTTCTTCGCCTACACCGGCTTCGAAGCGCTCGCGAACCTCGGCGAGGAGACGCTGAACCCGAAGAAGGACCTGCGGGTCGGCATCCTCGGCGCGCTGGTCGTCTGCGCGGTGCTCTACATCGGCGTCTCGATCGTCCTGACCGGGATGATCCCGTTCACCGACATCGACACCGGCGCGCCGCTGGCCGACGCGTTCGACAAGGTCGGCCAGCACTGGGTCGGCGCGCTGATCTCGCTCGGCGCGGTGACCGGTCTCACGTCGGTGATGATGGTCGAGCTGGTCACGATCGGCCGGATCGGCTTCGCGATGGGCCGCGACGGCCTGCTGCCCAAGAAGCTCGGCACCGCGCACCCGAAGTGGGGCACCCCGCACCGGATGACCATCGGCGGCGCGGTGCTGATCGCGGTGCTGGCCGCGTTCATCCCGATCGCCGAGCTGGCCGACATGGTGAGCATCGGCGCGCTGTCGGCGATGATCATCGTCGCGGTGGCCGTCCCGGTGCTGCGCCGCCGGCGGCCCGACCTCGACCGGCCGTTCACCGTGCCGTTCTCGCCGGTGATCCCGATCGTCGCGGCGCTGGCGTGCTTCTACCTGATGCTCAACCTGAACGTGCTGACGTGGATCCGGTTCGCGGTCTGGCTGGCGCTCGGCCTGGTCATCTACTTCACCTACGGCCGCCGTCACTCCCGCTTCGCGCCGGAGAACGCCGGCCGTGATCCCGAGGTCAGTCCCAGAACGACGGAGTGA